The Vibrio nitrifigilis genome window below encodes:
- a CDS encoding ABC transporter permease subunit, which produces MAQSDFSLNQRDRQRIFKDRFIRIAVKCGGVAVLGALVLIFVYLASVVIPLFSGAKFHSQVIHQALPIAHVKRIAIDDYGKHLFALNDDGMAQFWSLGTKSQQPEFSQQLMMPISQIATMPSDYGWFALRDPSNHVVIAKPQFKYQITSNTRQFKPYLTQYNYQLAPADSEVNNFTFVVTGDEVTFASYLADKSVLLRWGTKGDSQLIHQYRFPSLFDHLDQLLMTPDGKTLYLRNGNDLIVSERKKDRFVVREIIDLAEKHPKEKVANIRLLAGAYSLLVRYQNDTVSQWFDVLNNGQRSLQEIRQFQLAKQTQFLLPDTYRKGFYSFHRDGTVQDHYTTSHKTVFSKKVFSKAPLLAAMSDNERYVLTWNGQQFAVSEMTNDYPEVSISSLWEKVWYEHYPEPQYVWQSTSASDKFEAKFSLVPIAFGTLKAAFYAMLFAVPIAVFGAIYTAYFMTPKMRRIVKPTVELMEALPTVIIGFLAGLWFAPLVESHLTSVVSLMILLPLSTMVAGFIWTTLPRHWLRKIPSGLHVIILMPVIVLVIAVVMNYNQQIEAWLFGGDVRVFLVQHGIDFDQRNALVVGFAMGFAVIPMIFTIAEDAIFSVPKHLSDGSLALGATPWQTLIHVVLLTASPGIFSAIMMGLGRAVGETMIVLMATGNTPIMDWNIFEGMRTLSATIAVELPESEMGSSHFRILFLAALILFIFTFAVNSLAEWVRQRLREKYRAL; this is translated from the coding sequence ATGGCGCAAAGCGATTTCTCTTTGAATCAAAGAGACCGACAAAGGATTTTTAAAGATCGATTCATCCGTATCGCTGTTAAGTGTGGAGGTGTCGCAGTTCTTGGTGCCTTAGTCCTGATTTTTGTCTATCTTGCGTCAGTTGTCATTCCACTTTTTAGTGGCGCTAAGTTTCATTCTCAAGTGATTCACCAAGCACTTCCTATTGCTCATGTGAAAAGAATAGCTATCGACGATTATGGTAAACATTTGTTTGCGTTAAACGACGATGGTATGGCTCAATTTTGGTCACTAGGAACAAAATCACAACAACCTGAGTTTTCGCAGCAACTGATGATGCCCATCAGTCAAATTGCCACGATGCCTTCTGATTATGGCTGGTTTGCGCTGCGTGATCCTTCTAATCACGTTGTCATCGCCAAACCCCAGTTTAAGTATCAGATTACCAGTAATACTCGACAGTTCAAGCCGTATTTGACGCAATATAATTATCAATTAGCACCAGCAGATAGTGAGGTGAACAATTTTACTTTTGTCGTCACTGGCGATGAGGTGACATTTGCATCTTATCTAGCAGATAAGTCGGTATTGTTACGATGGGGAACGAAAGGTGATAGTCAATTAATCCATCAATATCGATTCCCATCGTTGTTTGATCACCTTGATCAACTGTTGATGACGCCTGATGGTAAGACTTTATATTTACGTAACGGTAATGATTTAATTGTGTCTGAGCGTAAAAAAGACCGCTTTGTGGTACGGGAAATCATCGATTTAGCAGAAAAACATCCCAAAGAGAAAGTCGCTAACATTCGTTTATTAGCGGGCGCATACTCCTTATTGGTTCGCTATCAAAATGATACGGTGAGTCAGTGGTTTGATGTGTTAAATAATGGACAAAGAAGCCTACAAGAAATCCGACAATTTCAGCTTGCAAAGCAAACTCAGTTCTTATTACCAGATACCTATCGCAAAGGTTTTTATAGTTTTCACCGTGATGGTACGGTGCAAGATCACTACACCACAAGCCATAAGACTGTGTTTTCTAAAAAGGTATTTTCGAAGGCACCGTTACTAGCTGCAATGTCTGATAACGAGCGTTATGTTCTGACATGGAATGGTCAGCAGTTTGCTGTTTCTGAAATGACGAATGATTATCCGGAAGTGTCCATATCATCATTATGGGAGAAGGTCTGGTATGAGCACTACCCAGAGCCTCAGTATGTTTGGCAATCGACTTCTGCGAGCGATAAATTTGAAGCTAAGTTCAGTTTAGTGCCGATAGCGTTTGGTACGCTCAAAGCTGCATTTTATGCAATGCTATTTGCGGTTCCCATTGCGGTATTTGGTGCGATTTATACCGCTTATTTTATGACACCTAAGATGCGTCGTATCGTAAAACCTACCGTTGAACTGATGGAGGCTTTACCTACCGTTATTATCGGGTTCCTTGCCGGACTTTGGTTCGCCCCACTAGTTGAGAGTCATCTTACTTCAGTGGTGTCATTAATGATCTTGTTACCGTTATCAACAATGGTCGCTGGATTTATTTGGACAACATTACCGCGTCATTGGCTAAGAAAAATTCCGAGCGGTTTGCATGTTATTATTCTGATGCCCGTGATCGTTCTCGTGATAGCGGTAGTTATGAACTATAACCAGCAGATTGAAGCTTGGTTATTTGGTGGGGATGTCCGCGTCTTTTTAGTTCAACACGGTATCGATTTTGATCAACGTAACGCTTTGGTTGTTGGGTTTGCCATGGGGTTTGCCGTTATTCCGATGATTTTTACGATCGCTGAAGATGCTATTTTTTCTGTGCCTAAACATTTGTCGGATGGTTCGTTAGCGCTTGGGGCGACTCCTTGGCAAACGCTGATTCATGTGGTGCTGTTAACTGCAAGTCCCGGTATTTTTTCTGCCATCATGATGGGATTAGGTCGCGCGGTTGGTGAGACGATGATCGTATTAATGGCAACGGGTAACACGCCAATTATGGACTGGAATATCTTCGAAGGAATGCGTACGCTCTCGGCGACTATTGCTGTTGAGTTACCCGAATCTGAGATGGGCAGTTCACACTTTAGAATTTTGTTCTTAGCCGCATTAATCCTCTTTATTTTTACATTTGCTGTTAACTCGTTAGCTGAATGGGTTCGCCAACGTTTACGAGAAAAGTATCGTGCTTTATAG
- the ppk1 gene encoding polyphosphate kinase 1, whose translation MSGDKLYIDKELSWLSFNERVLQEAADKTVPLIERVRFLGIFSNNLDEFYKVRFADVKRRILINSEQGGNDSDKHLLAQMQQKALKLDRDFDNLYNELILEMARRHIFLVNETQLDESQKRWITRYFNNEVLPHITPLLMNDDIDVLQFLKDEYAYIVVDLKKNQHSNYALVEIPTDHLPRFVLVPEAKGKRRKTVILLDNIIRFCLDELFRGFFDYDELSGYAMKMTRDAEYDLSHEVEYSLLEQMSEGLSQRLTAMPVRFVYEREMPEKMLSFLCDKLKISHYDSLLPGGRYHNFKDFIGFPNLGRAYLENKPMPPMKCSDFEGYANAFDAIRDKDILLHYPYHQFDHITELVRQASFDPKVISIKINIYRVAKNSRLMNSLVDAVHNGKRVVVVVELQARFDEEANIEWSKILTEAGVQVIFGVPGMKIHSKLLLISRKEDHEFVRYAHIGTGNFHEKTARIYTDFAFLTADTDLTTEVRNVFAYIENPYRPVKFNQLIVSPRNSRQQLYRIIDNEIAHAKAGKKAEIKLKVNNLVDKGLVNKLYGASAAGVKINMIIRGMCSLVPGVEGVSENIRIISIVDRFLEHPRVIITHNDGDPQVWISSADWMTRNIDYRIEVATPIKDPRLKQRIIDIINIQFTDTVKARVIDKEMSNHYVDRGNRKKIRSQVAIYDYLKNVERRNRKMMKEETHESTL comes from the coding sequence ATGAGTGGCGACAAACTCTACATAGACAAAGAATTAAGTTGGCTCTCGTTCAATGAGCGAGTGTTACAAGAAGCCGCAGATAAGACTGTACCACTGATAGAGCGCGTTCGTTTCCTCGGTATCTTCTCTAACAATTTAGATGAATTTTACAAAGTTCGCTTTGCTGACGTAAAACGCAGGATTTTAATTAATAGCGAACAAGGCGGCAATGACAGCGACAAACACCTTCTCGCTCAGATGCAGCAAAAAGCCCTCAAATTAGACAGAGATTTTGACAATCTATATAACGAACTGATTCTTGAAATGGCTCGCCGGCATATTTTTTTGGTCAACGAAACTCAACTTGATGAAAGCCAGAAACGCTGGATCACTCGTTACTTCAATAATGAAGTTCTCCCCCACATCACACCATTGCTCATGAATGATGATATTGATGTGCTGCAATTCTTGAAAGATGAGTACGCTTACATCGTTGTCGACCTGAAAAAAAATCAACACTCTAACTATGCGCTTGTTGAAATACCGACGGATCATTTGCCACGTTTTGTACTTGTCCCTGAAGCCAAAGGGAAAAGACGTAAGACTGTCATATTACTGGATAACATTATTCGTTTTTGTCTTGATGAACTTTTCCGCGGTTTTTTTGATTATGATGAACTCTCTGGCTACGCGATGAAAATGACCCGTGATGCAGAATACGATCTTAGCCACGAAGTCGAATACAGCTTGCTAGAACAGATGTCTGAAGGGTTAAGCCAGCGTTTAACCGCTATGCCTGTACGCTTTGTCTACGAGCGGGAAATGCCTGAAAAAATGCTTAGCTTTCTGTGCGATAAATTGAAGATCTCACATTACGATAGTCTGTTACCCGGTGGGCGCTATCATAATTTTAAAGACTTTATTGGTTTTCCCAATTTAGGGCGAGCCTACCTAGAAAATAAACCCATGCCGCCGATGAAATGTTCGGATTTCGAGGGGTATGCCAACGCATTTGATGCTATTCGTGATAAAGATATTTTGTTGCACTACCCTTATCACCAGTTTGATCACATCACAGAATTAGTGCGCCAAGCGTCGTTCGATCCCAAAGTGATCAGTATTAAAATCAATATTTATCGAGTGGCTAAAAATTCTCGTCTGATGAACTCTCTCGTTGATGCTGTCCACAACGGTAAACGTGTGGTCGTAGTCGTTGAGCTACAGGCTCGCTTTGATGAAGAGGCCAATATTGAGTGGTCGAAGATTTTGACCGAGGCTGGTGTACAAGTCATCTTTGGTGTACCAGGAATGAAAATTCACTCCAAGTTATTACTTATCTCACGTAAAGAAGACCATGAGTTTGTCCGTTATGCCCATATCGGAACGGGTAACTTTCATGAAAAAACAGCTCGTATTTATACTGACTTTGCGTTTTTAACAGCGGATACTGACTTAACAACGGAAGTGCGTAACGTATTTGCCTACATAGAAAACCCTTATCGCCCGGTAAAATTCAATCAACTTATCGTGTCACCGCGCAACTCTCGTCAGCAACTTTATCGAATTATTGATAACGAAATAGCTCACGCAAAAGCAGGCAAAAAAGCAGAAATTAAACTAAAGGTGAATAATCTAGTTGATAAGGGCTTGGTCAACAAACTCTACGGAGCCAGTGCCGCGGGTGTGAAAATTAATATGATTATTCGGGGCATGTGCTCACTCGTTCCCGGAGTGGAAGGAGTGAGTGAGAACATCCGTATCATCAGTATTGTCGACCGATTCTTAGAGCACCCACGAGTGATTATTACTCATAATGACGGCGATCCTCAGGTATGGATTTCTTCTGCTGACTGGATGACTCGAAACATTGATTATCGCATTGAAGTGGCAACTCCCATCAAAGATCCACGTTTAAAACAACGAATTATTGATATTATTAATATTCAGTTTACCGATACCGTTAAAGCCAGAGTTATCGACAAAGAGATGTCTAATCACTATGTTGATAGAGGAAACAGGAAAAAAATTCGTTCACAAGTCGCAATTTATGACTATTTAAAAAATGTCGAACGGCGCAATCGAAAAATGATGAAAGAAGAGACTCATGAATCAACCTTATGA
- the ppx gene encoding exopolyphosphatase, translated as MNQPYDTRDIAAIDLGSNSFHMVVAKVIGKDLQIISRHKQRVRLALGLDEQKNLDDDAIERGLDCLTMFAERLQGFSVDNVRIAATHTLRQANNTQLFIQRAKEVLPFPIEVIPGTEEARLLYLGVAHTQPQAESMLVVDIGGGSTELVIGQGFEAELVNSKQMGCVSYTNRFFANGKLSKKNFALAILAAQQRLESLASRYRKKGWQVAFGSSGTAKAIYEALIGMGYSDGIITAERLDKLIDKLCSWPTINDIRLDGLSDERKPVFAAGVAIMSAIFNDLKIKEMHFSDGALREGLLYEMEDRFKYSDIRLRTAEALANKHAVDLEHAAKVRGHAREFLEQVSTEIGIKKESELVSLLEWGALLHEVGLNISYQAFHRHSAYILRNTNMPGFNSEQQQVLATLVRFQRKALKLNEMGSFSLFKKKHVLGIIRVLRLAILVNGQRNDDPLPELALSIEDDTWSLTCTNPNWLEENRLLHADLLTEQQYWNSVGWELNF; from the coding sequence ATGAATCAACCTTATGACACGCGAGATATCGCAGCAATTGATTTAGGTTCAAACAGCTTCCATATGGTGGTCGCCAAGGTTATTGGTAAAGACTTACAAATTATCAGTCGCCACAAACAGCGAGTGCGTTTAGCGCTTGGCCTAGACGAACAAAAAAACTTAGATGATGACGCTATCGAGAGAGGATTAGACTGTCTCACTATGTTTGCCGAGCGCCTACAGGGATTTTCGGTGGATAACGTTCGTATTGCTGCAACTCATACTCTTCGTCAAGCTAACAATACTCAGCTGTTCATCCAGCGCGCTAAGGAAGTGCTTCCGTTCCCTATCGAAGTCATTCCAGGCACAGAAGAAGCGCGTTTGCTTTACCTTGGTGTTGCTCACACGCAACCCCAGGCGGAGTCTATGCTCGTGGTTGATATTGGTGGAGGCAGTACAGAGCTCGTCATTGGTCAAGGTTTTGAAGCTGAACTAGTCAATAGTAAACAAATGGGCTGTGTGAGTTACACCAACCGCTTTTTTGCTAACGGGAAATTATCCAAAAAGAATTTTGCTCTGGCGATTCTCGCAGCTCAGCAACGACTTGAATCCCTTGCCTCACGCTATCGGAAAAAAGGCTGGCAAGTTGCATTTGGCTCATCAGGTACTGCAAAAGCCATTTATGAAGCGCTGATTGGCATGGGTTACTCCGACGGTATTATTACCGCTGAACGCCTAGATAAGCTGATTGATAAGCTCTGCTCTTGGCCAACCATCAATGATATCCGACTCGATGGGTTATCAGATGAGCGTAAACCTGTATTCGCCGCGGGCGTTGCTATTATGTCGGCTATTTTTAATGATCTGAAAATAAAGGAAATGCATTTTTCAGACGGTGCGTTGCGAGAAGGTCTCCTATATGAAATGGAAGACCGCTTTAAATACTCCGATATTCGCTTAAGAACAGCCGAAGCGCTTGCAAATAAACACGCCGTCGATCTTGAACATGCAGCTAAAGTGCGTGGTCACGCGCGTGAATTTTTAGAGCAAGTCTCTACAGAAATTGGGATCAAAAAAGAGAGTGAATTAGTTTCTCTACTCGAATGGGGAGCTCTACTTCATGAAGTGGGTCTTAACATCAGTTATCAAGCTTTTCACCGTCACTCAGCCTATATTTTACGTAATACTAATATGCCTGGCTTTAACAGTGAGCAGCAGCAAGTGTTGGCGACGCTGGTGCGCTTTCAACGCAAAGCTCTCAAGCTCAATGAAATGGGTTCTTTTTCATTATTTAAGAAAAAACATGTGTTAGGAATAATCCGCGTGCTACGCCTAGCTATTTTAGTCAATGGACAGCGCAATGATGACCCGTTGCCTGAGTTGGCGTTATCGATCGAAGATGACACATGGTCACTCACATGCACTAATCCCAACTGGCTTGAGGAAAATCGCCTACTCCATGCGGATTTACTAACGGAACAACAATATTGGAATAGCGTGGGCTGGGAGCTAAATTTCTAA
- a CDS encoding PstS family phosphate ABC transporter substrate-binding protein has product MTKKQPINFKYFALAIISLFSCTASMAVHCSELPTYQKSIGIAGSLTSVGSDTLAGLTTLWVEEFKSIYPNINAQVQASGSATAPPALNEGTAQFGPMSRKMRSRENDVFERDHGYPPTELKIAIDAIGIFVHKDNPIKGLSFEQIDAIFSSTLNCGGNKMMTTWSQLGIPYQWGKRSIQLFGRNSVSGTYGYFKKVALCGGDFKRGVNEQPGSASVVQSVASSITTIGYSGMGYRVSGVKLIPISREGDDYVEPTQENIFTGRYPLSRYLYIYVNKNPAHPLSPIEREFLRFIYSKQGQRLVQREGYLAVPAELAKHELAKVGIYD; this is encoded by the coding sequence ATGACGAAGAAACAACCAATTAATTTTAAATATTTTGCTTTAGCTATTATTAGCTTATTTTCATGTACCGCCTCAATGGCGGTACATTGCTCTGAACTGCCGACTTATCAAAAAAGTATTGGTATTGCAGGCAGTTTAACTAGTGTGGGATCAGATACCCTAGCGGGGTTAACAACCTTATGGGTTGAAGAATTCAAATCTATTTATCCTAATATCAATGCACAAGTTCAGGCATCTGGTTCTGCTACCGCCCCACCAGCGCTTAATGAAGGCACTGCTCAGTTCGGTCCTATGAGTCGTAAGATGCGTTCACGTGAAAATGATGTTTTTGAGCGTGACCATGGGTACCCTCCAACAGAATTAAAAATCGCTATCGATGCTATAGGTATTTTTGTACATAAAGACAATCCAATTAAGGGGCTTAGTTTCGAGCAAATCGATGCTATTTTTTCATCGACCCTCAATTGTGGTGGCAATAAGATGATGACCACTTGGTCTCAATTAGGTATCCCTTATCAATGGGGAAAGCGCAGTATCCAGCTGTTTGGACGTAACTCTGTCTCAGGCACTTATGGTTACTTTAAAAAAGTAGCCTTGTGTGGTGGTGATTTTAAACGCGGTGTGAATGAGCAGCCTGGATCTGCCTCTGTTGTCCAGTCAGTGGCATCTTCAATCACGACGATCGGTTATTCGGGCATGGGATATCGTGTTTCTGGTGTGAAGTTAATCCCTATTTCACGAGAAGGGGATGATTATGTTGAACCAACCCAAGAAAATATATTCACCGGACGATATCCATTATCTCGCTACCTGTATATTTATGTGAATAAAAACCCTGCGCATCCATTATCACCCATTGAGCGTGAATTTTTGCGCTTTATTTACTCTAAACAGGGGCAAAGATTGGTACAAAGGGAAGGGTATTTAGCAGTTCCAGCCGAACTGGCGAAACATGAATTAGCCAAAGTGGGCATCTATGATTAG
- the pstA gene encoding phosphate ABC transporter permease PstA, whose product MRLLNWFRSGAPWIWLTGGAVSISLISVLGLLLLIGWKGLTYFWPAPLYMWHTEDNKMLVGQLYSRDEVPISHIHAAGLNKKLQGKESAIRLNIKIANRERNPADFISILNVKLHDETQPQGWAVIDRENNGQFYGLPVGYVSTSGRIEKEVKDHVAQGMAQAQAIRSQVHELIEQKVKVYGHKLEMLRLEKRRKELNGTMTPAYLTEYRLNKNDLDNRMSLAEDKIDQLRDQLGQQAVILQDMTGEKVLVPIAQVLRMWYPNAMSWTEKVTHWAKGVWIFLSDNPRESNSEGGVFPAIFGTILLVLLMSIVVMPLGIVAAVYLHEYAKDNMFTRLIRVAVINLAGVPSIVYGVFGLGFFVYTIGGEIDKLFFADRLPAPTFGTPGLLWSALTLAVLTLPVVIVATEEGLTRIPNSIRHGSLALGATQFETVWKIVLPMASPAMITGLILAIARAAGEVAPLMLVGVVKLASNLPVDNQFPYLHLERKFMHLGFHIYDLGFQTTNIEAARPLVYATAFLLVAVIISLNLTAISIRNNLREKYRTLGQD is encoded by the coding sequence ATGAGACTACTTAATTGGTTTCGTTCAGGTGCTCCCTGGATTTGGTTAACAGGAGGAGCTGTAAGCATCAGTTTAATCTCGGTGCTGGGGTTACTACTATTAATTGGTTGGAAAGGGTTGACGTATTTTTGGCCTGCGCCACTTTATATGTGGCATACCGAAGATAATAAAATGTTAGTCGGTCAACTTTATAGTCGCGATGAAGTGCCAATCTCTCATATTCATGCCGCCGGATTGAATAAGAAATTACAAGGAAAAGAGTCGGCAATACGTTTAAATATCAAGATTGCTAATCGCGAGAGAAACCCTGCGGATTTTATCTCTATTTTGAATGTGAAGCTTCATGATGAGACACAACCTCAAGGCTGGGCTGTCATTGATCGGGAGAATAATGGCCAATTTTATGGCCTTCCGGTAGGTTATGTTTCAACCTCAGGCCGCATCGAAAAAGAGGTAAAAGATCATGTAGCACAAGGTATGGCTCAGGCTCAAGCAATCAGATCGCAAGTTCATGAACTCATTGAACAAAAGGTCAAAGTCTATGGTCATAAACTAGAGATGTTACGACTAGAAAAGCGGCGTAAAGAATTGAATGGTACGATGACGCCCGCTTATCTAACCGAGTATCGACTTAATAAAAACGATCTCGATAATCGTATGTCTTTAGCCGAAGATAAGATTGACCAATTGCGAGATCAGCTTGGGCAGCAAGCCGTTATTTTACAGGATATGACCGGTGAGAAAGTGTTAGTGCCAATCGCTCAGGTACTAAGGATGTGGTATCCCAACGCGATGTCTTGGACTGAAAAAGTGACACATTGGGCCAAAGGTGTTTGGATTTTTTTATCGGATAACCCACGAGAATCCAATTCAGAGGGGGGAGTATTCCCTGCCATATTTGGCACGATTTTACTTGTGTTATTAATGTCGATCGTTGTGATGCCATTAGGCATAGTCGCAGCGGTCTACCTTCATGAATACGCCAAAGACAATATGTTTACGCGGCTAATTCGTGTTGCCGTGATTAATTTAGCGGGGGTTCCATCCATCGTTTATGGTGTATTTGGACTTGGTTTCTTTGTTTATACCATCGGTGGGGAGATCGATAAGTTATTTTTTGCTGACCGTTTACCTGCGCCAACATTCGGTACACCGGGCTTGTTATGGTCTGCATTGACTCTAGCGGTATTAACATTGCCTGTCGTTATTGTTGCCACTGAAGAGGGCCTGACTCGAATACCTAACTCAATTCGTCATGGTTCATTGGCGCTTGGCGCAACGCAATTTGAAACGGTGTGGAAAATAGTATTGCCGATGGCGAGTCCAGCCATGATCACTGGTTTAATCTTAGCGATTGCTCGAGCCGCGGGAGAGGTTGCGCCCTTGATGCTGGTGGGAGTGGTGAAGCTTGCTTCTAATTTACCTGTAGATAATCAGTTTCCTTACTTGCATTTAGAACGTAAATTTATGCATTTAGGATTTCATATTTACGATCTTGGTTTCCAGACCACCAATATTGAAGCTGCTAGACCACTCGTTTATGCCACAGCATTTTTATTAGTAGCTGTTATTATTAGTTTAAACCTAACCGCAATTAGTATTCGCAATAATTTGCGGGAGAAATACCGAACATTAGGACAAGATTAA
- the pstB gene encoding phosphate ABC transporter ATP-binding protein PstB: MFSVNQTLGYETPLDVNNLTDKQTAISIEGLNLYYNQDYQALFDITMRLPKGKVTSFIGPSGCGKSTLLRCINRMNDLVEGCRIEGEVKLHGKNVYHHDVDVPTLRRRVGMVFQRPNPFPKSIYENVVYGLRLQGVKNSRTLDDAVERSLRAAALWDEVKHRLHENAFGLSGGQQQRLVIARAIAIEPEVLLLDEPTSALDPISTLTIEELIHDLKRRYTVVIVTHNMQQAARVSDYTAFIHMGKLVEYSDTDSIFTSPSMKKTEDYITGRYG; encoded by the coding sequence ATGTTTTCAGTGAATCAAACGTTAGGATATGAAACGCCACTCGACGTGAATAACCTAACAGATAAGCAAACAGCGATTTCGATTGAAGGGCTTAATCTTTATTATAATCAAGATTATCAAGCGCTTTTTGATATAACGATGCGTTTGCCAAAGGGAAAAGTGACGTCATTCATTGGACCATCTGGGTGCGGTAAATCAACCTTGTTGCGGTGCATTAATAGGATGAATGATCTTGTTGAAGGGTGCCGAATCGAGGGTGAAGTGAAACTTCACGGTAAAAATGTCTATCATCATGATGTCGATGTTCCTACATTGCGCCGTCGTGTTGGGATGGTATTCCAGCGTCCGAATCCTTTTCCTAAATCCATTTATGAAAACGTCGTTTATGGGCTGCGCTTACAGGGTGTGAAAAATAGTCGTACTTTGGATGATGCCGTTGAGCGATCATTACGAGCCGCGGCGTTATGGGATGAAGTAAAACATCGGTTACATGAAAATGCATTTGGTTTATCCGGGGGACAGCAACAGCGTCTAGTGATCGCAAGAGCGATTGCTATTGAACCGGAAGTGCTCTTGCTTGATGAGCCCACATCTGCGTTGGACCCTATTTCAACCCTGACCATTGAAGAACTTATCCATGATCTTAAACGGCGTTATACCGTTGTGATTGTGACACATAACATGCAGCAAGCTGCTCGGGTAAGCGATTACACAGCGTTTATCCATATGGGGAAGTTGGTCGAGTATTCAGATACGGATTCAATTTTTACATCCCCATCGATGAAAAAGACGGAAGACTATATTACTGGTCGCTACGGTTAA
- the phoU gene encoding phosphate signaling complex protein PhoU, with the protein MQLGKHISGQFNAELESIRTHVLTMGGLVEQQLSYAMHALHKDDAELARKVVKDDHKVNALEVSIDEACTRIIAKRQPTAKDLRLIMAIIKTITDLERIGDVATKMAYVTIESPSDERQFQVSLEPLCRSAISMLHQVLDAFARMDVEAAAEIYKLDDGLDREVEAVIRQLMTYMMETPENIPHILQVMWSARAIERIGDRCQNICEYIIYFVKGKDVRHIGEQSIDDMIRS; encoded by the coding sequence ATGCAGCTAGGTAAACATATCTCAGGGCAATTTAATGCTGAACTAGAATCCATTCGTACTCATGTGTTAACAATGGGGGGGCTGGTTGAGCAGCAGTTGTCTTATGCTATGCATGCCTTACATAAGGATGATGCCGAATTAGCACGTAAAGTGGTTAAAGACGATCATAAAGTTAACGCGTTGGAAGTCTCTATTGATGAAGCCTGCACGCGGATTATCGCCAAGCGTCAGCCAACGGCTAAAGATTTGCGTTTGATTATGGCGATCATCAAAACAATCACCGATTTGGAACGTATTGGTGATGTTGCCACTAAAATGGCTTATGTCACCATTGAAAGCCCCTCTGACGAGCGTCAATTTCAAGTATCACTGGAGCCATTATGCCGCTCAGCCATTTCTATGTTGCATCAAGTGTTAGATGCATTTGCTCGTATGGATGTTGAAGCCGCTGCGGAAATTTATAAGCTTGATGATGGGTTGGATCGTGAAGTTGAAGCGGTGATTCGGCAATTAATGACGTACATGATGGAGACTCCCGAAAATATTCCCCATATTTTACAAGTGATGTGGTCGGCAAGAGCTATTGAGCGTATTGGTGATCGTTGCCAAAATATTTGTGAATACATCATCTACTTTGTTAAAGGCAAAGATGTTCGCCATATTGGCGAACAATCCATTGATGATATGATCCGATCATAA